A genomic window from Aquila chrysaetos chrysaetos chromosome 9, bAquChr1.4, whole genome shotgun sequence includes:
- the ADGRG1 gene encoding adhesion G-protein coupled receptor G1 produces MKVLLLLLLSPFQGVGASSRREEDFRFCGDRNQTQSSSVIYEHGPATISIENTAQALIIKRPFLPNRRNSYYKYSLPPALGRYRFCVYWFKANRTLRLVYGKQSFLLGGDQSSNIARGKESQKTERTNTSIFNVSYISKGGKNTSLDSASEYFFPASPERMPVWEQDVEEQLTALDSLIAQPLALATGAMEQRMLRRKLGELEKTLARVELEGQNQTFGKATVHATVLRVQPTQAPQHLAFASQREEGGEVHGFTVDLPSSLFMVAKKREEGVEHRVLLMDINSQTMFQDENSSHVLGDKVVGISLVDTVVANLSDPVVLTFFHDQLPRNVTPLCVFWQEDTTASSGSWDSYGCTTVMGGSQTDCRCNHLTYFAVLMVSSPEIAYIHRDYLSVITYIGCLISALASICTIFFLYFRSKQRDQITSMHIHMNLLGAIFLLDITFLISEHLASSSSEAVCRAGGLFLHFSLLSCLTWMGIEGYNLYRLVIEVFNAYHDHFLLKLCLVGWGLPFFCVTLIFLASWTNYGPFSIPVYESVGGKSTNATICWITSPLIHNIVNLGFFSLVFLFNSVMLGAMVREILRQNKKGHKLKHVLALFGLSILLGIPWALVFFSFTSGVFRLVSLYIFTIINSLQGFLIFLWYWTMVLQARKSPDSQSSSDSIKLQPNSS; encoded by the exons ATGAAGGTcctccttctgctccttctctccccctttcAAG GGGTGGGAGCCAGCAGCCGTCGGGAAGAGGACTTCCGCTTCTGCGGTGACCGAAACCAGACCCAGAGCAGCTCCGTCATCTACGAGCATGGCCCCGCCACCATCTCCATTGAGAACACGGCGCAGGCGCTGATCATAAAAAGGCCCTTTTTGCCAAACAGGAGAAACTCTTACTACAAGTACAGCTTGCCCCCTGCTTTGGGCAGGTACCGCTTCTGCGTCTACTGGTTCAAGGCCAACAGGACCCTGAGGCTGGTGTATGGGAAGCAGAGCTTCCTCCTGGGTGGAGACCAGTCCAGCAACATCGCCCGGGGGAAGGAGAGTCAGAAGACTGAAAGAACCAACACCTCCATCTTCAATGTGTCCTACATCTCAAAGGGCGGGAAGAACACCTCCCTTGACAGCGCATCTGAATACTTCTTCCCCG CCTCTCCAGAGAGGATGCCTGTCTGGGAGCAAGACGTGGAGGAGCAGCTCACCGCTTTGGACAGCCTCATCGCCCAGCCCCTGGCACTGGCCACGGGAGCTATGGAGCAGCGGATGCTTCGGCG CAAACTTGGGGAGCTGGAGAAGACGCTGGCCAGGGTGGAGCTCGAAGGGCAGAACCAGACCTTTGGGAAGGCCACCGTGCATGCGACTGTCCTGAGGGTCCAGCCCACTCAGGCTCCTCAGCACCTGGCCTTTGCTTCCCAAAGAGAG GAGGGTGGAGAGGTCCATGGGTTCACAGTGGACCTGCCGAGCAGCCTGTTCATGGTGGCgaagaagagggaggagggggtggaGCACAGGGTGCTCCTCATGGACATCAACAGCCAGACCATGTTCCAG GATGAAAACAGCAGCCACGTCCTGGGTGACAAGGTGGTGGGCATCTCCCTGGTGGACACGGTGGTGGCCAACCTCTCCGACCCAGTGGTCCTCACTTTCTTCCACGACCAGCTGCCG AGGAATGTGACCCCACTGTGCGTCTTCTGGCAGGAGGACACCACCG CCAGCTCTGGGAGCTGGGACAGCTACGGTTGTACAACAGTGATGGGAGGCAGCCAGACGGACTGCAGATGCAACCACCTCACCTACTTTGCCGTGCTGATG gtATCCTCCCCGGAGATCGCCTACATACACAGGGATTACCTGAGTGTCATAACCTACATTGGCTGCCTGATCTCAGCTTTGGCATCTATTTGCACCATCTTCTTCCTCTACTTCAG AAGCAAGCAGCGAGACCAGATCACGAGCATGCACATCCACATGAACCTGCTGGGCGCCATCTTCCTCCTGGACATCACCTTCCTCATCTCTGAGCATTTGGCTTCCAGCAGCAGTGAGGCAGTCTGCAGAGCCGGGGGGCTGTTCCTGCACTTCTCCCTCCTGAGCTGTCTCACCTGGATGGGCATCGAGGGCTACAACCTCTACCGGCTTGTGATCGAAGTCTTCAATGCCTACCATGACCACTTCCTCCTCAAGCTCTGCCTGGTGGGCTGGG GACTCCCCTTCTTCTGCGTGACGCTGATCTTCCTGGCTAGCTGGACGAACTATGGCCCCTTCTCCATTCCTGTCTATGAATCCGTTGGTGGCAAATCCACCAATGCAACCAT aTGCTGGATCACAAGCCCCCTGATCCACAACATCGTGAACCTGGGTTTCTTCAGCCTGGTGTTCCTCTTTAACTCGGTCATGCTGGGGGCCATGGTCCGGGAGATCCTCCGGCAGAACAAGAAAGGCCACAAGCTCAAGCATGTCCTAGCTCTCTTTGGGCTGAGCATCCTGCTGGGCATCCCCTGGGCGCTGGTCTTCTTCTCCTTCACCTCCGGCGTCTTCCGCCTTGTCTCCCTTTACATCTTTACCATCATCAACTCCCTCCAAG gtttcctcatcttcctctggTACTGGACCATGGTGCTGCAGGCGAGAAAGTCCCCTGACTCGCAGAGCAGCTCCGACAGCATCAAACTGCAACCCAACAGCAGCTAG
- the ADGRG3 gene encoding adhesion G protein-coupled receptor G3: MAGGGQETPQSSMNLLLGTVLLLLVLPDAAGGQESCAALRRGDRYHRCCNTVELEEQGNGTPSPDLPWRCPELRRSGSPACACLRERWLRLLQLEWPALRSRVAGLKVLLLNISRTVTHDVLITFSPREGPRMLNMTEKGKAGKIQLPREIFRSLSSQTARVVVTVLNIQQLGMFEEINQTGQVLDDTVVGITVGETSISGLQDPVQLTFTHGQLLHGITPQCVFWDASKGQAGGWSSSGCDTQTRDKGTVCSCNHLTFFTLLLNPALNRSTAQALMVVATAGCGVAIAFSIFIIAFCIFLRWRFRSEETLRINLGLHVNLMGSMLLLNLAFLLNSGLSSGTQLGTCKVLGGLTHYCLLCCFTWMALEGCHFYLLFVKVLGTYIHHYLAKLCLIGWGFPALVVGVAGVIGSYGEYSIQTVEHQVIAHLCWITSKHLLVHYITNCGYFSLIFLFNMAVFGVVTQKSCCLQGTGTVQGDRNAWKVALVVMGLFCLLGATWALAFFTHGTSSEPVLYLFTILNSLQGFFIFIWLVVLYYPKTKEIAGSLSHIIRHDKTTTVSQD, encoded by the exons ATGGCTGGGGGTGGCCAGGAGACCCCACAAAGCAGCATGAACCTGCTCCTGGGCACCgtcctgctgctcctggtgcTGCCCG ATGCTGCTGGGGGACAGGAGAGCTGTGCCG ccctgagGCGGGGTGACAGGTACCACCGGTGCTGCAACACggtggagctggaggagcaaGGCAACGGGACTCCCAGCCCTGACTTGCCCTGGCGCTGCCCGGAGCTGAGGCGCTCCGGCAGCCCCGCTTGCGCCTGCCTGCGGGAGCGCTGGCTCAG gctgctgcagttGGAGTGGCCGGCGCTGCGCAGCAGGGTGGCTGGGCTGAAGGTGCTGCTTCTGAACATCAGCAGGACTGTCACCCACGATGTCCTCATCACCTTTTCCCCCAGGGAG GGCCCTAGGATGCTGAACAtgacagagaaggggaaggcaggcaAAATCCAGCTCCCCAGGGAGATATTCCGGTCCCTGAGCAGCCAGACAGCGCGCGTGGTGGTGACAGTCCTCAACATCCAGCAGCTTGGCATGTTCGAG GAGATCAACCAGACAGGGCAGGTCCTGGATGACACTGTGGTGGGCATCACGGTGGGAGAGACGAGCATCTCTGGGCTGCAGGACCCCGTGCAGCTCACCTTCACCCACGGGCAGCTGCTCCAT GGCATCACCCCGCAATGTGTCTTCTGGGATGCCAGCAAAG ggcaggcaggaggctggagcagcagtggaTGTGACACGCAGACCAGGGACAAGGGGACAGTCTGCTCCTGCAACCATCTCACCTTCTTCACCCTCCTCCTG AACCCGGCTCTGAACAGGTCCACGGCACAAGCCTTGATGGTTGTTGCCACTGCTGGCTGCGGGGTAGCCATTGCTTTCTCCATCTTCATCATCGCCTTCTGCATCTTCTTAAG GTGGAGATTCAGGTCTGAGGAGACCCTCCGCATCAACCTGGGGCTGCACGTGAATCTCATGGGCAGCATGCTCCTCCTCAACCTGGCCTTCCTGCTCAATAGTGGGCTCTCCAGTGGGACCCAGCTGGGGACCTGCAAGGTCCTGGGGGGGCTCACCCACTactgcctgctctgctgcttcacCTGGATGGCACTGGAGGGCTGTCACTTCTACCTCCTCTTTGTCAAGGTCCTCGGCACCTACATCCACCACTACCTGGCGAAACTGTGCCTGATTGGCTGGG GCTTCCCGGCTCTCGTGGTGGGGGTGGCAGGAGTCATCGGCAGCTACGGGGAGTACAGCATCCAGACCGTGGAACACCAGGTCATAGCCCACCT GTGCTGGATCACTTCCAAACATCTCCTGGTCCACTACATCACCAACTGCGGCTACTTCAgcctcatcttcctcttcaaCATGGCTGTCTTTGGGGTGGTGACCcagaagagctgctgcctgcagggcacAGGGACGGTGCAGGGAGACCGTAATGCCTGGAAGGTGGCCCTCGTGGTGATGGGGCTCTTCTGCCTGCTGGGAGCCACCTGGGCCCTGGCGTTCTTCACCCATGGCACCTCCTCTGAGCCCGTGCTCTACCTCTTCACCATCCTCAACTCTCTCCAAG gattcttcattttcatctggCTGGTCGTTCTCTACTACCCAAAGACGAAGGAGATTGCTGGCTCCCTCTCCCACATCATCAGACATGACAAAACCACCACAGTCTCCCAGGACTAG
- the LOC115345886 gene encoding uromodulin-like has protein sequence MERTVRCLLLVSALCLAGCKGNKSELASPRGLRRGVALHLKRSLDACLPNPCQHQGACQVMEDRPVCSCKPGFTGAFCQDVVLKLACEEEHMKMMVRKEVFELLKIPQELVHLKNQACKVSEREEAGEPFFAATLTGENHTACGSIIQQNSSHVSYSNVIESEQEVHRGVISRSFQLEVHFSCVYAYEHVVKLPFALTAVDKLVQFVVREGHFNVSMRLYKTPSYLQPYQLPTAAIPVTDTLYVLLKIEGQHQLKYFLLSVEDCWATPSADPYQDVRHELIEKGCPRDETVTYLNAIGESTTAKFSFQMFQFVGHPEVFLHCRVRLCLPDSPEPCVKQCPRHWRSKRALVDDYNKIVSYGPIHLLAAPSLGAETHRSRTDQQDLGGPNPWLPGALILLCALAVLTVAAAAVSARRRTV, from the exons ATG GAAAGGACTGTGAGATGTTTGCTGCTGGTCTCTGCcctctgcctggctggctgcaaAGGCAACAAGA gTGAGCTGGCGAGCCCTCGTGGCCTGAGGCGAGGGGTTGCCCTCCATCTCAAGAGGAGCCTGGACGCTTGCCTGCCAAATCCATGCCAGCACCAGGGGGCCTGCCAGGTGATGGAGGACAGACCAGTTTGCAGCTGCAAACCAGGCTTCACAGGGGCGTTCTGCCAAG ATGTGGTACTGAAGCTGGCCTGTGAGGAAGAGCACATGAAGATGATGGTGAGGAAGGAGGTGTTTGAACTCTTGAAAATCCCTCAGGAGCTTGTCCACTTGAAGAACCAGGCATGCAAGGTctcagaaagggaagaagcGGGTGAGCCGTTTTTTGCAGCCACTCTTACAGGTGAAAACCACACTGCCTGTGGATCAATAATTCAG CAAAACAGCTCCCATGTGTCGTACTCCAACGTCATTGAGTCAGAGCAGGAAGTGCACAGGGGTGTGATCTCCCGCAGTTTTCAGCTGGAGGTGCATTTCTCCTGCGTCTATGCCTACGAGCACGTGGTGAAACTGCCCTTCGCTCTCACTGCTGTTGACAA GCTGGTGCAGTTCGTGGTCAGAGAAGGACACTTCAATGTCAGCATGAGACTGTACAAGACCCCCTCCTACCTCCAGCCCTATCAGCTGCCGACCGCAGCCATCCCCGTCACAGACACACTCTATGTCCTGCTGAAGATAGAAGGACAGCACCAGCTCAAGTACTTCCTGCTGAGTGTTGAGGATTGCTGGGCCACACCAAGCGCAGATCCCTACCAGGATGTGCGGCACGAGCTCATTGAGAAGGG GTGTCCCCGTGACGAGACAGTGACATACCTGAACGCCATTGGAGAGAGCACTACTGCCAAGTTCAGCTTCCAGATGTTTCAATTTGTTGGTCACCCTGAGGTGTTCCTGCACTGCCGTGTCCGGCTGTGTCTCCCTGACAGCCCGGAGCCCTGTGTCAAG CAATGCCCCAGGCACTGGAGGAGCAAACGGGCGCTGGTGGATGACTACAATAAGATTGTCTCCTACGGACCCATCCACCTGCTGGCTGCTCCTTCCTTGGGAGCAGAGACCCACCGTTCCAGGACTGACCAACAGGACCTGGGGG gACCCAACCCTTGGCTCCCCGGGGCCCTCATCCTGTTGTGCGCACTTGCTGTGCTCACTGTGGCTGCTGCGGCTGTCAGTGCGAGGCGGCGAACAGTGTAG